CCACTGCAAAAGACCCACGAGTCAGTGGACTGAGCTGAAGATTTagatcattttattttcaaacaaTGGAGAGATGTTAAACactgaacaaataaatatgacCCAGTCAAAACTCCAGAAAACAGATTCTTAATCAACCAGTTGTAGCACTTTTCCTTTATTGCCAGCTGCGTTGTTGTGCAGTTTCTCATTGTCTGCAGCTTCACCCTCTCTGGATCAGTGTGTACAAAAAGTTACAGAAACGGTGCATATACCAGCGTCACATTGATCCTGGGACTTGCAATTCTCGCAACTCCACGGACAGGCGTGATTTATGCGGAATCAAATCCAGAATTACCATTTACCAAGGCACATTGGTAGGGATGAATGACTGAAAGAATGAAACGACAGAGGCGGCGCAGAAGCCAATCTTAATTTACGTCATGTGAGAAAAATTGGTAGTGACTGATGAGTATAAAGGGAAATCAAAAAGTATTAGTTGTCACATGGAAAATGCCAAACATATCTGATGCACACAGCTTTCTCCCGCTAAGCATTTTACGTTTGCTGTATTGGAAACAGGATGCAAGAAGAAATGCTCGCCAAACGGCAtcctaaatatttttttactctAAAACAGCTGcaaaaacattaaatacattttgaataAACTATGGGCACATAGATTGGGGGAGCATCAGTCACCACTCACATTTTAATTCAGTCAGTGATGAAATGAACAACAAGTTGTCAACTTATGAACAAGTGCATAAGGTGTCAATCACGTACATTCACTAAGGCCGTTAAACTCACAAACATATTGTGATGAAAATCCAGGAGGCAAATGATATCTAAAAGGAAAAGAAACGCGAGTCCCAGTATCCAATTAACTCCTTGATATAGTCTCGAAATGCAACTATTGATCAGCACCATCTGATTTGACATTATCGAATATCTTAAGCGTGGGTAGAATTTTcagattaattaatttaaaataaacactGCACTATGATTAAACCACTTTGAACCAAATCATTTTTCTGAATACACTTATTTTTGAGAGCCGAGTTGGGCAGACAGGAGCTGTGTGtcgagagcgagagaaagagggcGACGGGTGGAGTATGGAATGTTACTGACCGGATGCATTGGCCAGTCTTAAAGAAAGACCACGCAGAAACATGTGTATACCGCTTTAACAGTGAAGTTTAGACTGACAGGAGAAAATAGTTTCTGAACGTCTGTTTGGATGAATGTCCCGTAAATGAACTGGTCAAAATAAATAGATGTATACATAAGAAATTTATAATTTACTCTTCATAACTCACATAAAGCTTCTTTGTACCTGCCCGATACGATCCAGTATTTCATACTCTGGACATGTCGGCTCTACCTGTGCTAGATGAACTCTATCAACACCTTActgggcaccaacatggcggtcTGGAAAGGACAGCTAAACCCCGGCCTTTCCTCAAAAGCAAACCTAGAATGCAATTCCTTATAAGAAACTAGACAagatttgaaaaaagaaaaagaaaaacgaaaACATTATCATCCCAGTGAGGCTGAAATAGAGGTACGAATCAGAACATCAAAAATTCCCATCATAACATTATTTACGGTTGTCTGTGATAATTCTGTCCTCTTTCTTGCTGCCAGTGTTCAGATCAGCACACTGCAACTAGGGCCTTGTCATTCCTGTGGTTTtcagtttgaaaaataaaacagaaacagCCCTTGGTATTGCAAACTTAACTATTCTTTTAATCTTGACTCTTTATACCAAAATGTAATTAGATTAtcacagaaagaggaggaggcatgGGGGAGGGAGTTTAGCAGACCTGGCTTTTGccaaacaaaatcacaaagtATCTCGTCTCTTTGGGGAGACGAAGAAAGGAGTGGAAAAAGACAGCAACCTTCCCAAGCCCCTCAGTCTAGGCAAACATATGGCAGGATGTTCAATTTGCTTTCATCCCCGTGCGGGTCCAATGATATGCACTCTGTCCAATCAAACCAGGTGCCCTCGGTGTCAAGACAGCCATTCACCCCTGGCCAGTGCTGcgtgtgaaccctgtccaggtctCCGACCGTCACCTCCCGACTCAAAGCTGGTAATTCCCCGACCGAGTTGTCCGTCTGCAGAACATGTATCTTCCGTGAGTCCTTGATATCCTGCTCTTCCCTTTTCAGATATTCTGACATGAAAAAGTGTGCACTAGGGGCCCGGACCCCAGAAGAGGTGAGCACATTACTCTGAATGTTCAAGTAAGACTGGATGATTTCATTTCTGGACAGTTCCTTCCAGTTTGTTTGATGGAAAGGATTTTGGCTGGGACTTGGGTTTGGAACTGGGTTCGGAGCAGCGGGCGGTTGTACAGTGCTTTCAGTTCTCTGTCTAGACTCTGCAAGGTCAGAAGTGGAGACCTTCTCTGTTTGAGAAGGCTCTCGCACCAGAGGTTTGATCTGACCTGTGACCGGATCAAATGTTAATCTGCGTTCTTTTAACCGTACAGGTTTAGTCGTGTCCTCTATTTTCTGACCGTCTAGGTTGACAGAGTAGTCTCTTGACCTGTACTTCCTCCTTTTATGCTCCGAGTTGGGAACCGTTGTCCCTTCTGTGGTATCAGACACAGGCATAGCCACCCCAGGGGTTGGTCTACGTAGTTCTGAGTTGTTTTGTGGTTTAGAGGGTGAAAGGGAAACTGATGGGGATTCCAGTGTTAAAGATATGTCTTGCGGTGGACAATGAGAGGGGACTTCTGACGAACTGGTCCAGTGCATTGACCTATGAGAAGAGTTTGGCAATTTGTCAGCAGATGACGCTTGGGCTGGGGAAGATACAGGCTGGGACAAAGACAATGGAGAGTCCATAGAAGGGCTTGGGATAGGTGTTCCTTTGGGAGCATATGCTGAAGAGCGCTTGTTCACCATTTCTTGCTTCATGCTCCTTGGACTGGAAGTGAGGCCACGGGGACTTTTGGCTTGATAATTTCCGGCTCCTTCATCCAATCTGGTCTGTTGCTGCATCACAGCAACTTTAATCATAGAGGAAGTGCTAGGTAGTTTGGCCGCTCCAGGCGAGCTAGGACGAGGCTTGACAGCATTAACCGGAATTCTGTTGATTTTATCATTATCAAGGTGCTCTATCCGAGATCTGTCAGGAGACGAGACAACTTGCTGGTCAGGCGGCGCATCAGGACTGCCTGCAATCCCATTAGTGGGTGGAGGGGAAACGGAGACATCAAACGAAGACATCTTGGAGATTTTTTCTGGTAAGTTCACTCCGCTGTCCCTGTGCTCTGCTCGTCGTTTGCGGCTGCTAGATTTCTCAGCTTTTGGCGAGTCTGTGTTGTGAACATCGTTTCGGATTTTGACTTCAGGGACACCCTTCCCAGACACAGAAATGTCAGGAGGAGAGGAATCTGTTCTGCAGGGATGAGAACTGCCATTGGTAGAGCCAGGAGCACTGCCAGTCACAGCGGGCCCAGGTTCAATCAGCCTTTGCCATGCTCTTAAGAGTTTCTTCGCACGCTTCGCAAGATCTTCATTCTTGGTCTTCTTCCTTACATCATTGATCAATTTTCCAAGTCGAGTTtcctacataaataaatgcttgagaATTAGAAACAAATGAAGCAATATAATTCAACATGAATTAAAAGTTCACATATCATAAAATGTCTTACCTCAAGTGCTTCTTTGGTGATAGGATACTTTTCAAGACCGGAAATTACCTCCATTACAGCCACCATATTGCATATCTGCGGGGAGGACAAACAAACATATTGTATAACTTCACCTGCACAGTTAGTGGTAGCCTAATATCACCATAAACTGCGACTgataaatgaaaatgtttttcaCAGCCCTGATTAAATCAACGCAAATGACAGATACTCGCATGACGAACAGATTCGCATGTATTAATGTCATGGCGAGACACGCAACTGAACAGCCTGCAACGTGTGAGTCGGGATGCAAGTTAGCCTAGGAAACATTAGCTTGTCTGAATGCCTCAAATCGACGTTGAAAAGTAACGATGGCAAAGTGTCATCTGGTAAAAACTATGCCATtgcaaacatttaaagaaaagggAACAGCAACTTGAAGCAAAAAGCGATAAACTTTAATTTGAGCAAGTTTCCAATCCTGTCAAAAAGTCAACCCGCGTTGTGTTAGCTAACGTGTCCACCGTTAGCACCAGAGCTAACGTTAACTCACTAAAGAAGGAAGAGTCGCGACTATTTCCTCAAGCCGAACCCAGCTAGTCGTGCTAAGAGCTGCTCAGATATCTCTCACTTCAGGGACAATAAAGTCATGGCGTGAGACGCTCTACAACTAACCTCCGGCCCATGAGCAGGAAACGGGTAAATTCAGACTTAAGGGTGAGACACACGTTCACGTTGTATCCTTTAAGCCTCTCGATCCGCGGTAGCCTCACGGCTAGCCGCTAACGTGCTACATGCGCCAGCCTGATATCCACCCAGCTTCTGCTAAGTTAGCCTGCAAGCTGTCAAACCGTGAGCTCAGCGGCTCTCCGCCTGCCTTCCGCGCTCACTTCGACGGGTCGGTGCACCCCGAAGTGTGACTAACGCGTTTCCTAAAACAACGCAGCAGTCAATTGACAGCTAACTCTTGACCTGCCCTGTGTGGTTCAGGtaaacaagctaacgttagcgtcCTAGCCGGCTAGCTTC
This portion of the Pseudoliparis swirei isolate HS2019 ecotype Mariana Trench chromosome 8, NWPU_hadal_v1, whole genome shotgun sequence genome encodes:
- the crsp7 gene encoding mediator of RNA polymerase II transcription subunit 26 codes for the protein MTTGSATPQQMRDRLLRAVDSHSNICNMVAVMEVISGLEKYPITKEALEETRLGKLINDVRKKTKNEDLAKRAKKLLRAWQRLIEPGPAVTGSAPGSTNGSSHPCRTDSSPPDISVSGKGVPEVKIRNDVHNTDSPKAEKSSSRKRRAEHRDSGVNLPEKISKMSSFDVSVSPPPTNGIAGSPDAPPDQQVVSSPDRSRIEHLDNDKINRIPVNAVKPRPSSPGAAKLPSTSSMIKVAVMQQQTRLDEGAGNYQAKSPRGLTSSPRSMKQEMVNKRSSAYAPKGTPIPSPSMDSPLSLSQPVSSPAQASSADKLPNSSHRSMHWTSSSEVPSHCPPQDISLTLESPSVSLSPSKPQNNSELRRPTPGVAMPVSDTTEGTTVPNSEHKRRKYRSRDYSVNLDGQKIEDTTKPVRLKERRLTFDPVTGQIKPLVREPSQTEKVSTSDLAESRQRTESTVQPPAAPNPVPNPSPSQNPFHQTNWKELSRNEIIQSYLNIQSNVLTSSGVRAPSAHFFMSEYLKREEQDIKDSRKIHVLQTDNSVGELPALSREVTVGDLDRVHTQHWPGVNGCLDTEGTWFDWTECISLDPHGDESKLNILPYVCLD